In Topomyia yanbarensis strain Yona2022 chromosome 2, ASM3024719v1, whole genome shotgun sequence, one DNA window encodes the following:
- the LOC131685242 gene encoding uncharacterized protein LOC131685242 isoform X1, protein MAEPTLCVLVDIEILSGSHTRRVCKHRPSSAFVSSCSFVTNLHVTKREVLFRFGRGDLILACKRIQTSNTTGSGGNPNRKNFVIFDTKLSDMEESPIAANDQVQSTNPTSSESGSITSSVEDLQSWSLLTDSEQQSEDHLNTINRVKRESSENSLNSQDSCSSDSISVISESEEALPHTRLLNTHFVPEEDVKNKEDADQVPAKDETSQLPRKMITWTTPLVLGVVLATNAAILYGHSRMYHNLVGELKIVHEARIADLMNNTAKNLERISELELENSKLRNQIECLKCADTPTELGEQIYQSVVKMLTSQVKNKVTRTLLKPEIADDEHILNLGGPPPDDYTNPNSQDEIFSEDSKVEQDNIPKPDNLKMPFPSQGDVKKFRALPSYCYNSFAVQDALFSEECNFDQTKQIDRDPHPGDAFLKDDAPPLKGNLKRLPIFCYNKYATQDALYSADCDYGEIKPEPKHRRSMHFKKLSMKTSHRGKHGHNRRSLPVDSKQQLPKRGH, encoded by the exons ATGGCAGAGCCTACTCTATGTGTATTAGTTGATATCGAAATCTTGTCCGGTTCGCATACGCGTCGTGTTTGCAAACATCGACCGTCGTCAGCATTCGTCTCCTCTTGTTCCTTTGTTACAAATTTACACGTCACAAAAAGAGAAGTTTTATTTCGATTCGGACGTGGTGATTTGATATTGGCTTGCAAAAGGATACAAACGTCCAATACTACTGGATCAGGAGGGAACCCAAACAGAAAGAATTTCGTCATTTTCGACACAA AACTATCAGATATGGAAGAGTCTCCGATAGCAGCAAACGACCAAGTGCAATCGACAAACCCGACTTCCTCTGAAAGCGGATCCATCACATCCAGCGTAGAAGATCTCCAGAGCTGGTCGCTTTTAACCGACTCCGAACAGCAAAGTGAAGACCATCTAAATACAATAAACAGGGTGAAACGAGAATCTAGTGAGAACAGCCTGAA TTCTCAAGATAGCTGTTCATCGGACAGTATCAGTGTTATCAGCGAGAGCGAGGAAGCACTTCCACATACTCGCCTACTGAATACACATTTTGTCCCTGAAGAGGATGTGAAGAACAAAGAAGATGCAGATCAAGTGCCGGCCAAGGATGAAACATCACAGTTACCCCGAAAAATGATCACCTGGACAACTCCTCTAGTACTTGGTGTGGTTTTGGCAACGAACGCCGCTATTTTATACGGTCACTCACGAATGTATCACAACCTAGTAGGCGAACTAAAAATCGTACACGAAGCTCGAATCGCGGATCTAATGAACAATACAGCCAAGAACTTGGAGCGTATTTCTGAGTTAGAGTTGGAGAACAGCAAACTAAGAAATCAGATAGAATGCCTGAAATGCGCTGATACGCCAACCGAACTGGGCGAACAAATCTATCAGAGCGTAGTCAAAATGTTGACATCACAAGTTAAGAATAAAGTCACTCGAACTCTTCTGAAACCAGAAATAGCTGATGATGAACATATATTAAATCTAGGTGGTCCACCGCCCGATGATTACACAAATCCAAATTCGCAAGACGAAATCTTTTCCGAAGATAGCAAAGTTGAACAAGATAATATTCCAAAACCTGACAATCTGAAAATGCCATTCCCATCGCAGGGTGATGTCAAAAAGTTCCGAGCACTCCCATCCTACTGCTACAACAGCTTCGCAGTCCAAGATGCACTCTTCTCAGAGGAATGTAATTTTGATCAAACCAAACAGATTGATAGAGATCCCCATCCcggtgatgcatttttaaaggaCGATGCTCCTCCTCTGAAGGGTAACCTGAAGCGACTGCCCATATTCTGCTACAACAAATATGCAACCCAGGATGCTCTGTACTCCGCGGATTGCGACTATGGGGAGATTAAACCCGAGCCGAAACACCGCAGGTCGATGCATTTTAAAAAGCTATCGATGAAGACTAGTCACCGTGGAAAGCATGGACATAATCGCCGAAGCTTGCCGGTGGATTCTAAGCAACAGCTACCGAAAAGAGGACATTAA
- the LOC131685242 gene encoding uncharacterized protein LOC131685242 isoform X3, producing MEESPIAANDQVQSTNPTSSESGSITSSVEDLQSWSLLTDSEQQSEDHLNTINRVKRESSENSLNSQDSCSSDSISVISESEEALPHTRLLNTHFVPEEDVKNKEDADQVPAKDETSQLPRKMITWTTPLVLGVVLATNAAILYGHSRMYHNLVGELKIVHEARIADLMNNTAKNLERISELELENSKLRNQIECLKCADTPTELGEQIYQSVVKMLTSQVKNKVTRTLLKPEIADDEHILNLGGPPPDDYTNPNSQDEIFSEDSKVEQDNIPKPDNLKMPFPSQGDVKKFRALPSYCYNSFAVQDALFSEECNFDQTKQIDRDPHPGDAFLKDDAPPLKGNLKRLPIFCYNKYATQDALYSADCDYGEIKPEPKHRRSMHFKKLSMKTSHRGKHGHNRRSLPVDSKQQLPKRGH from the exons ATGGAAGAGTCTCCGATAGCAGCAAACGACCAAGTGCAATCGACAAACCCGACTTCCTCTGAAAGCGGATCCATCACATCCAGCGTAGAAGATCTCCAGAGCTGGTCGCTTTTAACCGACTCCGAACAGCAAAGTGAAGACCATCTAAATACAATAAACAGGGTGAAACGAGAATCTAGTGAGAACAGCCTGAA TTCTCAAGATAGCTGTTCATCGGACAGTATCAGTGTTATCAGCGAGAGCGAGGAAGCACTTCCACATACTCGCCTACTGAATACACATTTTGTCCCTGAAGAGGATGTGAAGAACAAAGAAGATGCAGATCAAGTGCCGGCCAAGGATGAAACATCACAGTTACCCCGAAAAATGATCACCTGGACAACTCCTCTAGTACTTGGTGTGGTTTTGGCAACGAACGCCGCTATTTTATACGGTCACTCACGAATGTATCACAACCTAGTAGGCGAACTAAAAATCGTACACGAAGCTCGAATCGCGGATCTAATGAACAATACAGCCAAGAACTTGGAGCGTATTTCTGAGTTAGAGTTGGAGAACAGCAAACTAAGAAATCAGATAGAATGCCTGAAATGCGCTGATACGCCAACCGAACTGGGCGAACAAATCTATCAGAGCGTAGTCAAAATGTTGACATCACAAGTTAAGAATAAAGTCACTCGAACTCTTCTGAAACCAGAAATAGCTGATGATGAACATATATTAAATCTAGGTGGTCCACCGCCCGATGATTACACAAATCCAAATTCGCAAGACGAAATCTTTTCCGAAGATAGCAAAGTTGAACAAGATAATATTCCAAAACCTGACAATCTGAAAATGCCATTCCCATCGCAGGGTGATGTCAAAAAGTTCCGAGCACTCCCATCCTACTGCTACAACAGCTTCGCAGTCCAAGATGCACTCTTCTCAGAGGAATGTAATTTTGATCAAACCAAACAGATTGATAGAGATCCCCATCCcggtgatgcatttttaaaggaCGATGCTCCTCCTCTGAAGGGTAACCTGAAGCGACTGCCCATATTCTGCTACAACAAATATGCAACCCAGGATGCTCTGTACTCCGCGGATTGCGACTATGGGGAGATTAAACCCGAGCCGAAACACCGCAGGTCGATGCATTTTAAAAAGCTATCGATGAAGACTAGTCACCGTGGAAAGCATGGACATAATCGCCGAAGCTTGCCGGTGGATTCTAAGCAACAGCTACCGAAAAGAGGACATTAA
- the LOC131685242 gene encoding uncharacterized protein LOC131685242 isoform X2, with amino-acid sequence MQLAELSDMEESPIAANDQVQSTNPTSSESGSITSSVEDLQSWSLLTDSEQQSEDHLNTINRVKRESSENSLNSQDSCSSDSISVISESEEALPHTRLLNTHFVPEEDVKNKEDADQVPAKDETSQLPRKMITWTTPLVLGVVLATNAAILYGHSRMYHNLVGELKIVHEARIADLMNNTAKNLERISELELENSKLRNQIECLKCADTPTELGEQIYQSVVKMLTSQVKNKVTRTLLKPEIADDEHILNLGGPPPDDYTNPNSQDEIFSEDSKVEQDNIPKPDNLKMPFPSQGDVKKFRALPSYCYNSFAVQDALFSEECNFDQTKQIDRDPHPGDAFLKDDAPPLKGNLKRLPIFCYNKYATQDALYSADCDYGEIKPEPKHRRSMHFKKLSMKTSHRGKHGHNRRSLPVDSKQQLPKRGH; translated from the exons ATGCAGTTAGCAG AACTATCAGATATGGAAGAGTCTCCGATAGCAGCAAACGACCAAGTGCAATCGACAAACCCGACTTCCTCTGAAAGCGGATCCATCACATCCAGCGTAGAAGATCTCCAGAGCTGGTCGCTTTTAACCGACTCCGAACAGCAAAGTGAAGACCATCTAAATACAATAAACAGGGTGAAACGAGAATCTAGTGAGAACAGCCTGAA TTCTCAAGATAGCTGTTCATCGGACAGTATCAGTGTTATCAGCGAGAGCGAGGAAGCACTTCCACATACTCGCCTACTGAATACACATTTTGTCCCTGAAGAGGATGTGAAGAACAAAGAAGATGCAGATCAAGTGCCGGCCAAGGATGAAACATCACAGTTACCCCGAAAAATGATCACCTGGACAACTCCTCTAGTACTTGGTGTGGTTTTGGCAACGAACGCCGCTATTTTATACGGTCACTCACGAATGTATCACAACCTAGTAGGCGAACTAAAAATCGTACACGAAGCTCGAATCGCGGATCTAATGAACAATACAGCCAAGAACTTGGAGCGTATTTCTGAGTTAGAGTTGGAGAACAGCAAACTAAGAAATCAGATAGAATGCCTGAAATGCGCTGATACGCCAACCGAACTGGGCGAACAAATCTATCAGAGCGTAGTCAAAATGTTGACATCACAAGTTAAGAATAAAGTCACTCGAACTCTTCTGAAACCAGAAATAGCTGATGATGAACATATATTAAATCTAGGTGGTCCACCGCCCGATGATTACACAAATCCAAATTCGCAAGACGAAATCTTTTCCGAAGATAGCAAAGTTGAACAAGATAATATTCCAAAACCTGACAATCTGAAAATGCCATTCCCATCGCAGGGTGATGTCAAAAAGTTCCGAGCACTCCCATCCTACTGCTACAACAGCTTCGCAGTCCAAGATGCACTCTTCTCAGAGGAATGTAATTTTGATCAAACCAAACAGATTGATAGAGATCCCCATCCcggtgatgcatttttaaaggaCGATGCTCCTCCTCTGAAGGGTAACCTGAAGCGACTGCCCATATTCTGCTACAACAAATATGCAACCCAGGATGCTCTGTACTCCGCGGATTGCGACTATGGGGAGATTAAACCCGAGCCGAAACACCGCAGGTCGATGCATTTTAAAAAGCTATCGATGAAGACTAGTCACCGTGGAAAGCATGGACATAATCGCCGAAGCTTGCCGGTGGATTCTAAGCAACAGCTACCGAAAAGAGGACATTAA